In Marinobacter salinisoli, the DNA window GGACCATCGGCAGCATGGATGCTGCCGCTGAGCTTACATGGACGTATTCACAGCGTGTCCCGGAGGGACGTACCTGCCCGCTTCCCACTCCCAAATTCACGTCAGCCATATTCTTGGTATGTGTGCCTGCAGCCCGGTCAGGCGCGGGCGCAGGATTTCCCAGGCCTGCTGACACAGGGCCCAGGCTTCGTTTCGTTCGTTGCCGAGGTAGCGCAACAGCACCACGCCACGGCGCCGGGTGATTGCCCAGCGATGGTTCTCGGGCAATGCCTCGCGCACCGCTTCGATGGCTTCGACTTCGTCTTCCAGCCCTACGGCCCAAAGCGTGGCCTGAACGGTGGCACCGCCCTGCCCCCATTTGCCGGCAAAGCGCGGGTGGTTGGGGTCCAGGGGTTGTCGTTCGAGCCACAGGGGCTGGCCGTTCATGGTCAGGCGGAACTGCTGTTCCAGATGGCCGGACACAAACGGCAACCGGCTGGCCGGGCGGCCCAGGGCGAGGATTTCCCAGCCCAGTGTGCGGGCGCCGGTTTCCAACTCGATGGTGGTGCTTTGCTCGCCCCGGGAACCGTCGAAGGCCAGGGTTTCCTGGGGCAGGTATTCGAGAATGGCGTCTTTGCTCACGGTTAACTTGGTGTGCTGGCCCCAGGCCACACCGTGGCTGTCGGCCTTGTAGAGCTTGGCGGCAGCAGGGGTGGTCAACAGGGCATGGGCGCCCTCGCCTACCTCGGCCTCGATACGAAGCACATCGCCACTCACCAGCCCACCCGGCGGGTGCAGCAGGTACACGTGGCAACAGCCTTCCGGGCCTTCCGGGTAGAAAGGCCGCTGAACCCGCAACGGCCCATGATGGTGCCGGCGGGTCAGGCGGGTAACCTGTCGCTCGCCCTCGTTCCGGGCAATAAAGCCCAGGGACAGAGACGCGGCCCACTGCCGGTCCGTGTCGAAGCGGTGGCCGGAGTCGTTCGCGGCCTCTTGGTTAACGATGGGTTGAAAAGCCGTCATACCGTCAGGTGCTTCTTGATCAATTCATCGGACAATTCTGCAATTTCACCTTCGGCCACCGGGCGTCCGCGATCGAGAATGGCGAAGCGGTCGGCGTACTTGCGGGCAAACGGCAGTTTCTGTTCCACCAGCAGCACGGTCAGGCCATCTTCTTCGATCAGTTTGCGGATGACCTCGCCGATCTGGGCCACGATGTTGGGCTGAATGCCTTCACCGGGTTCATCCAGAATCAGCAGGCGGGGCTCAATCACCAGGGCGCGGCCAATGGCCAGTTGCTGTTGCTGCCCGCCGGACAGGTCGCCGCCGCGGCGGTTTTTCATTTCCTTGAGCACCGGGAAGAGTTCGTACACCCGCTCCGGGATTTTCCTGCTGCCGTCGGCGCGAACGGCCAGCCCGGTGCGCAGATTTTCTTCCACGGTCAGCAGGGGGAATATCTGCCGGCCCTGAGGTACGTAACCGATGCCCAGACGCGGGCGGTCTTCCATCTTGCGAGTGGTGAGTTCCACATCCCGGGCAAACTCGATGGAGCCGCTTTTCGGGGTTTCCTCGCCCATGATGCACTTCATCAGGGTGGTCTTGCCCACGCCATTGCGGCCCATCACGCAGGTGCACTTGCCCTGGGGCACATCCAGGTGCAGATCCCACAGGGTGTGGCTCTCGCCATAGAAATGGTTCAGCTGGTCAATCTTCAGCATCAGGCGTCCTCCCCCAGATACACTTTGACAACTTCCGGGTCATTGGAGACCTGATCCATTGAGCCCTCCGCCAGCACACTGCCCTGATGCAACACCGTCACCTTGCGGGCGATGGAGCGAACGAAGCCCATATCGTGCTCGACCACCACCACAGACTGCTTGCCCGCGAGGCTGGTCAGCAGCTCGGCGGTGCGTTCCATTTCCTGTTCGGTCATACCCGCCACCGGCTCATCCACCAGCAACAGTCGGGGCTTCTGCATCAACAGCATACCGATTTCCAGCCACTGTTTCTGACCGTGGGAGAGAATGCCGGCTTCCCGGTCCTTCAGACGCTTGAGGCCGATCAGAGTCAGCACCTCGTCGATCCGGTCGAGATCTTCCCCGGCGAGTCTGGAAGTGAGCGTCGGCAACACTCGCTTGTCGGTGGCCATAGCCAGCTCGAGGTTTTCGAACACCGTCAGGGCTTCAAACACGGTGGGCTTCTGGAATTTCCGGCCGATGCCGAGACTGGCGATGTCCGGCTCGTTCATGGTCAGCAAATTGTGGCGGCTGCCGAACCACACCGAACCGGTGTCGGGGCGGGTTTTGCCGGTGATGATATCCATCATGGTGGTTTTGCCCGCGCCGTTGGGGCCGATGATGCAGCGCAGTTCGCCATCGTCGATGGTCAGGTTCAGGTTGTTGATGGCCTTGAAGCCATCGAAGCTGACGCTGACGTCCTCGAGATACAGAATGGAGCCGTGGCGCACATCCACCGGTGACTCGAC includes these proteins:
- a CDS encoding urease accessory protein UreD; the encoded protein is MTAFQPIVNQEAANDSGHRFDTDRQWAASLSLGFIARNEGERQVTRLTRRHHHGPLRVQRPFYPEGPEGCCHVYLLHPPGGLVSGDVLRIEAEVGEGAHALLTTPAAAKLYKADSHGVAWGQHTKLTVSKDAILEYLPQETLAFDGSRGEQSTTIELETGARTLGWEILALGRPASRLPFVSGHLEQQFRLTMNGQPLWLERQPLDPNHPRFAGKWGQGGATVQATLWAVGLEDEVEAIEAVREALPENHRWAITRRRGVVLLRYLGNERNEAWALCQQAWEILRPRLTGLQAHIPRIWLT
- the urtE gene encoding urea ABC transporter ATP-binding subunit UrtE gives rise to the protein MLKIDQLNHFYGESHTLWDLHLDVPQGKCTCVMGRNGVGKTTLMKCIMGEETPKSGSIEFARDVELTTRKMEDRPRLGIGYVPQGRQIFPLLTVEENLRTGLAVRADGSRKIPERVYELFPVLKEMKNRRGGDLSGGQQQQLAIGRALVIEPRLLILDEPGEGIQPNIVAQIGEVIRKLIEEDGLTVLLVEQKLPFARKYADRFAILDRGRPVAEGEIAELSDELIKKHLTV
- the urtD gene encoding urea ABC transporter ATP-binding protein UrtD; its protein translation is MSMFQELTNRDRVFEFLAPVESPVDVRHGSILYLEDVSVSFDGFKAINNLNLTIDDGELRCIIGPNGAGKTTMMDIITGKTRPDTGSVWFGSRHNLLTMNEPDIASLGIGRKFQKPTVFEALTVFENLELAMATDKRVLPTLTSRLAGEDLDRIDEVLTLIGLKRLKDREAGILSHGQKQWLEIGMLLMQKPRLLLVDEPVAGMTEQEMERTAELLTSLAGKQSVVVVEHDMGFVRSIARKVTVLHQGSVLAEGSMDQVSNDPEVVKVYLGEDA